The proteins below come from a single Corylus avellana chromosome ca3, CavTom2PMs-1.0 genomic window:
- the LOC132174990 gene encoding trigger factor-like protein TIG, Chloroplastic: MELCISSSTKLLNKNPCRPPHALICSTSAFSLRNPILLFNHRPIGSLKLLSPSRLIHHLQPLPFPRNPCQFVASASSSSSSSSSSSSSVALGNEKDRLPADIEVKETEEPNSRVRLSVQVPPAVCEDCYERVMNEFMKQAKVPGFRPGKKVPESILLSYVGKKNVQKATVESILKRTLPHAMSSVTGTALRDSVRIVTKFSEMEQTYSSLNSLRYDVIVDVVPQVKWIPENGYKNMNIVVEIDSDIDAQRATEQELRRRHKSLGSMRIVTDRGLQIGDVAVLDISATTINQDEVQKIPSAESKGFHFDTEDGGKVLPGFLDSIIGIQRGETKTFPLVFPESWKQENLRGVLAQFTVECKELFYRDLLELDDSLADRLLHGCTTLKQVKESLLQRFLEMEQTAREQATDNAILDQLQKMVEVDVPQSLFEEQGRQLYGAKLLEIQANVKLNEQQLASLSSPKAVNEFLELQKDNILNVIKQNLAVGDIYKRENLQFSTDELVKEVENSITEFKRQRQEYDEERIRGQVQEILEGAKVLEWLREHAEIQYITG, translated from the exons ATGGAGCTCTGCATCAGTAGCTCTACGAAGCTCCTCAACAAGAACCCATGTCGACCACCTCACGCCCTTATCTGTTCAACCTCTGCTTTTTCTCTCAGAAACCCAATTCTCCTATTCAATCACAGACCAATCGGTTCTCTCAAGCTTCTATCTCCTTCCCGCCTAATCCACCATCTTCAACCACTTCCATTTCCTCGAAACCCGTGTCAATTTGTTGCTTCAgcgtcttcttcctcttcttcttcttcttcttcttcttcttcggtcGCTCTTGGCAATGAAAAAGATCGGCTTCCGGCGGATATCGAGGTCAAGGAGACCGAAGAACCCAATAGCAGA GTTAGATTGAGTGTACAAGTTCCACCAGCTGTATGCGAGGATTGCTACGAGAGAGTCATGAATGAGTTCATGAAGCAAGCGAAG GTCCCTGGATTTCGCCCCGGAAAGAAAGTTCCCGAAAGTATTCTTTTGAGTTATGTTGGGAAGAAAAATGTCCAAAAGGCAACCGTTGAATCTATTCTAAAGAGGACCCTTCCACATGCCATGTCCTCG GTAACAGGAACGGCTTTGAGAGATTCAGTCCGCATTGTAACCAAATTTTCTGAGATGGAGCAGACCTATTCTTCTCTGAACTCTCTCAG ATATGATGTCATTGTTGATGTGGTACCTCAAGTAAAATGGATTCCAGAGAATGGATACAAGAACATGAACATTGTTGTTGAAATAGATAGTGACATAGATGCTCAGAGAGCTACCGAACAAGAACTGAGACGTCGTCACAAGTCCCTTGGTTCGATGAGAATTGTAACTGATAGAGGATTGCAG ATAGGTGATGTTGCTGTCCTTGACATATCAGCAACAACAATTAATCAAGATGAGGTTCAAAAGATTCCATCTGCAGAGAGTAAAG GTTTTCATTTTGATACAGAAGATGGAGGTAAAGTACTTCCTGGTTTTCTTGATTCCATTATAGGAATTCAACGAGGTGAAACGAAGACCTTTCCTCTTGTATTTCCTGAATCATGGAAACAAGAAAATCTCCGTGGTGTTCTTGCTCAATTTACT GTTGAATGCAAAGAACTATTTTACAGAGACTTGCTTGAGTTGGATGACTCTCTTGCTGACAGGCTTCTTCATGGATGCACCACTCTGAAGCAG GTTAAGGAATCATTATTACAGAGATTTCTAGAAATGGAGCAAACGGCTAGAGAACAAGCAACAGATAACGCAATTCTAGACCAACTTCAAAAG ATGGTAGAGGTTGATGTTCCTCAATCTTTGTTTGAGGAACAAGGTAGACAGCTTTATGGAGCCAAACTTCTAGAGATACAG GCGAATGTGAAACTAAATGAACAACAGTTGGCTTCTCTATCAAGCCCAAAGGCAGTAAACGAGTTTCTCGAACTCCAGAAGGACAACATATTGAATGTAATAAAACAGAATTTGGCAGTTGGAGATATATATAAACGTGAAAATTTGCAG TTTTCCACGGATGAGCTAGTGAAAGAGGTTGAGAATTCCATTACTGAATTTAAACGACAAAGACAAGAATATGATGAGGAGAGGATTAGGGGACAG GTACAAGAGATACTGGAGGGAGCAAAGGTGCTTGAATGGTTGAGAGAACATGCAGAGATTCAGTACATAAccggatga